The stretch of DNA GGCCCGCAGTTCGACCTGTTCAACTACAGCGCGCCGTTCCGTAAGAAGCCTCAGTTCATCACTCTGTTTGCTTCTTACGAACAGCCGCTGCCCGATCAGCACCCCTACGGGTCCGGCAACGATCCGCTGGAAATTCAGTTTGGGGCTATTTTCCCGAAAGAAACACGCAATCCTAGTGCCACGCCTGCTTTCTTTAGCAAAGATACCCGTCGGATCTTGATCCACCGGGGACCGGGCATCAACAACCAGCTGAGCAACCCCGCTGCTCGTGGCGAAAATCCAGGCTCTTTGGGAGCCAAGGTGTTCAAGCTGGATCAAATTCCTAGAACCGGCAATACCCAAGCCAGCATTCGCTTCTCCGAAAGCTCTACCCAAGCCGTCATCAACGCCGCTTACCGTCAGGTCTTTGGTCGTGAAGTGTACTCTGGGCAGCGCTCTAAGGTGGGCGAGATCAAGCTGGAGAACGGAGAAATTACCCTTAAGGAATTTATCCGTATCATCGCTAAGTCCGATGCCTTCCGTAAAACCTACTGGTCATCGCTGTACATCATGAAAGCGGTGGAATACATCCACCGGCGTCTACTGGGTCGTCCGACCTATGGTCGTAACGAAACCAATAAGTACTTCGATGTCTGTGCCAAGAAGGGCTTCTACGCGCTGATTGACACCATTCTTGACAGCCAGGAATACGCGGAAGCCTTTGGGGAAGACACGGTTCCCTACGAACGTTATCTGACCCCTAAGGGTCTGGCGCTACGCTCTATGCGGGCAGGCAGCCTGCCGGAGCGGGGCATGATTCCGGCTGAAGAGGTAACGCCTCGCTTCATCGAGCTAGGTTCGGTGGAAGAAGCCCGCGCGCTGCCTGAGGTGCAGCTCCGCGTTCGGCAGGGGGTCAATCGCCAGCGGCAACAGAGCAAGGTCTTCAAACTCACCAGCCTGGCCGACAAGCCCAATCTCAAGCTGGTTATTTCTGCCGCCTATCGTCAGGTGTTTGAGCGCGATATCGCCCCTTACATCATCAAGAACGAGTTTACGGCACTGGAAAGCAAGCTGAGCAATGGCGAGATCAGCGTTAAAGAGTTCATTGAAGGGCTGGGCTTCTCCCAACTCTATATCAAGGAATTTTATGCGCCCTACCCCAACACTCAGGTGATTGAGTTTGGCACTAAGCATTTCCTGGGCCGGGCTCCGCTAGATCAGGCAGAGATTCGCAAGTACAACCAGATTCTGGCGAGTGAGGGGATTAAGGGCTTTATTCGAGCCATGATCAACACGCCGGAATATGCGGAGAACTTTGGTGAGGACACCGTTCCTTACCGCCGTTTCCCAACTCTGCCCGCCGCCAACTTCCCCAACACCGAGAAGCTTTACAACCGATTGACTAAGCAAAATCGGGATCTTATTGTGCCTAGCTTCGAGCCCTCTAGGAACGGGACTGATGTCTCGCAGATGCCGCTGATGGCAGATGCGATCGCATCTAACGCCGCCGAGTCCGCCGAGCTAGTCTCCAGCCTAGGTCGCACCTCCCAGGCTGCCGATGCAGCCCTCGCCGTACAACAGCCTGTCACCCGGCTGTACCGGCTCAGTGGTGTCGCTAACATGGCTGAGCTTGAAGAGGTCTTAAACGCCCTTTACCGGCAGGTTATGGATCTCGCTGATCCGACCATTCCCCAAGATTGGCGGATGCCAGCGCTAGAAACCGAACTGCAGCAGGGCAAGCTGACCGTGCGTCAGTTCGTCCGGGCCATAGTCGCTTCGAATGTTTACTACCAGCGGTTCTGTGCTGCCTACCCGGCTCAAAAGGTGATCGACATCATGTTCCGTCACCTGCTGGGCCGTGCAGTCACCTCCGAAGGTGAGCGCCAGCGCTATGTCGATCGGCTCAACCAGCAAGGGTCTATGGCCGTTGCCGATGAGCTGCTCAACAGCGCCGAGTACCAGCGGTATTTCGGAGAAACCGGCGTGCCCTACCGTCGTAACGGGTAGATTCCTGGCATTAACTGTAGAGGTATAGGGATCCTATACCTCTACAAAGTTAGCTGGATTCGGAGACTTGCACCTCCGAATCCTTTTTGTGTCTGTCTTTCAAAAGCCTGACCGACCCAGAGAGTGAGTAAAACTGAGGGCGAGTGTTACAAAATATTTCGCCTGTTCTAAGAAGGCTAACGCAATACCGGAAAATAAATCGGGAAGGTTGCTGAACCCAAAGGATTAGGAGAGATGGCAGTGTCATCCTAAAAAACTCCTAAAACTTGAAAGGATTGCATCCCCTGCAAACTGGTTTGCCAAATCCTGAGTTAGCTCTGAGCGGGTCTGCTCTAGAAGCTCACTAGCCCAGTTTGGCAACAGGGTTCAGCCGTCCAAGCAGGTGAATGCCAGTTTCCTAGATATCTGGTCATAATTTTTCGGAGGAATTCATCAATGAGTATTGTCACGAAGTCAATCGTGAATGCAGATGCTGAGGCCCGCTACCTCGGCCCTGGCGAACTAGATCGGATCAAGACTTTCGTCACCTCTGGTGAGCGTCGTCTGCGCGTTGCTCAGGTTCTGACCGACTCCCGCGAGCGCATCGTCAAAGAAGCTGGTAACCAGCTGTTCCAGCGTCGTCCTGACGTCGTTTCCCCCGGTGGCAATGCCTACGGTGAAGAAATGACCGCTACCTGCCTGCGGGACCTCGACTACTACCTGCGCCTCGTCACCTACGGAATCGTAGCGGGCGATGTCACTCCCATCGAAGAAATTGGTCTGGTGGGCGTTCGTGAAATGTACAACTCCCTGGGCACCCCCATCCCTGCAGTGGCTGAAGGTGTGCGTGCAATGAAAGCAGTTGCAGCTTCCTTGCTGTCCAGCGAAGATGCCTCTGAGGCTGCTTCTTACTTCGATTACGTGGCAGGCGGCCTGCAGTAATAGCTGATTGCCCCCTTGTTATTGGTTTAGTTGAGATTAGGTCAGTTTAAGGAAGCATCAAAAACATGCAAGACGCAATTACCTCCGTTATCAATTCCTCCGACGTTCAGGGCAAGTACCTGGACAGCACAGCTATTGATAAGCTGAAAGCCTACTTCAAGACTGGTGAGCTGCGCGTTCGTGCCGCTACTACCATCAGCTCCAATGCTGCTGAAATCGTGAAGGAAGCTGTGGCTAAGTCCCTGCTGTACTCGGACATCACCCGTCCCGGCGGCAACATGTACACCACCCGTCGCTATGCTGCCTGCATTCGCGACCTGGACTACTACCTCCGCTATGCCACCTACGCCATGCTGGCTGGAGACCCCTCCATCCTGGATGAGCGCGTGCTGAACGGCCTCAAGGAAACCTACAACTCCCTGGGTGTGCCCATCGGTGCTACCGTCAACGCCATCCAAGCCATGAAAGAAGTCACCGCTAGCCTAGTGGGCGCTGACGCTGGTAAGGAAATGGGTGTTTACTTCGACTACATCAGCTCCGGCTTGAGCTAGTACCCTTTGGTGCCTAGCCGAGTACTAGTTTTCTGTTCTCAATGACTGCGTTGGAGTGAGCCGGAGTCGGGAGTAAGTGTTAAGGACGATAGGTTGTGCTTGGTTGTCTTCCTAATGTCCCTAGCATTGGCTTCAGACTTCGGCTTTCCAGCAGTTTAGGGTGACTAGATGGAGCGTGAGGGGCTTTTAGTCATCTGTGGTTTAAGGCAGGTGTTTGTCTCTACTCAACCCCTCTAGCACCTATTTGTTCAGGTTTAGGAGAAGTCATTTCCATGCGTATGTTCAAAGTCACCGCCTGTGTCCCCAGCCAAACTCGGATTCGGACCCAGCGGGAATTGCAAAATACCTATTTCACAAAGCTCGTTCCCTACGAAAACTGGTTTCGGGAGCAGCAGCGAATTCAGAAGATGGGCGGCAAAATCGTTAAGGTTGAGCTCGCCACCGGTCGTGCAGGTGCCAACACCGGCCTGCTCTAAGCCATCCTCCTTTAAATTTGGCAATACGAAAGCGGAAGCACAGACATCTATGCTTCCGCTTTCGTGTTTGTACCTTACAAACTACGCCCAGTCATACTGCAGCAAAGCATCTGCTGTGACTATCTGTAATCTTGATTGACACTCGATTGGACTCCGCTATACTAAACCCTGAAATCCACGAGCCTGAAACGATTGGTGCTTGCCCGCCTGATTCCGTTTATTGACCGCTCTACCCAAGACTGGACTGCCGAAGCTCGTTGGCTGCGCTGGCTAACCTTTGTCTGGCTAAGCCTGGGGATTCTGATTCTATTTTCAGCTTCTTACCCTGCCAGTTTGGCCGAACAGGGCCATGGCCTGCACTACGTGCTGGTTCAGCTCCTGTGGGTCGCGATTGGGCTAATGGGCTTTAATCAAATTGTCCATACCCCGCTAGATCGGCTGCTCAAGCTCTCAGGAACGCTTGTTCTAGTACTGCTGGGTCTGATTGGGTTAACGTTAATCCCGGCGTTGGGCATCACAGTCAATGGAGCGACCCGGTGGCTGGCCCTAGGGCCCTTTCTGATTCAGCCGTCGGAGCTGATCAAGCCTTGCTTGGTGCTGCAGGGGGCCAGGCTATTTGGCCGTTGGCCGCAGTTGACCTGGGCAACCCGGCTATCCTGGTTGGGCATTTTCGGTGCTGTTTTAGGCAGCATCCTGATTCAGCCCAACCTCAGTACTGCCGCTATTTGCGGACTAACGCTCTGGCTAGTGGCCCTAGCATCTGGGATTCCATACCTGTACATGCTGATGACAGCGGCAGGCGGATTAAGTGCTGCATTTTTAAGTGTCAGCATTAATGAGTATCAGCGGCAGCGCATTGTTTCGTTTCTCAATCCCTGGGCCGACCCCACGGGCAATGGCTATCAGCTAATTCAAAGCCTACTGGCAATTGGCTCAGGTGGGTTGACAGGGCAAGGGTTTGGCCTGTCTCAGCAAAAGATCCACTACTTGCCAATTCAATACACCGACTTCATTTTTGCGGTGTACGCAGAAGAATTTGGTTTTATTGGGTGCGTGGTGCTTTTGATTATGCTGGTCACCTTTGCCACCGCAGCTCTGCTGGTAGCGCTGCGGGCTAGTCAGCCCCTGCATCGGCTGGTTGCCTTGGGCAGCATGATTTTGTTGGTGGGGCAGTCTCTGCTCAATATTGGGGTGGCTTCAGGATCGCTGCCTACGACAGGTCTGCCCTTTCCCTTCTTAAGCTACGGGGGCAGCTCTATGTTGGCCAGTCTGGCGACTGCTGCCCTGCTGGTTCGCGCAGCCCGAGAAATTTACGACGCAGAAGTTTTGGAGCTGCCGATTCGCCGCCCAGCCTGGTCCCCATTCTCTAGAGGCCGGTCCTAAGCGAGGCACGAGCCGACCCCAGCAACTCGCTAGAATAGAGAGTGCTGCTGCACTTAAGGTTGCTGTGAGTTGATGCTGGAGACGCTTCAGGTTTACCTTTATCACGTCAGCCAATGGGCTAACCAGCTGGTCAATGCCCAGTTGAGCCACCTGTCTTGGGTTAGCCTGACGGTAGTAGGGTTGGCCGGCCTGCTGACCAGCCTTTCCCCCTGTTTGCTGTCTATGTTGCCGATCATGGTGGGCTACATGGGGGGCTATGAAAGCGAGAGCCGAAGCGAATCAGCGCTGAGGGCAGTGGGGTTTGCGCTAGGGCTGGCAACCACGCTGGCTATTTTGGGATTATTTGCCGGACTGTTTGGCTATGTGTACGGCCAGGTTGCGATGGGCCTACCAATCGTGGTCAGTCTGATCGCTATTTTGATGGGGCTTAACCTGCTAGGGGCTTTGCCCTTGTCGCTCCCTACGGTGAGCGGGCCTACCTTAGTCGATTTGAACTTGCCCCCAGGCTTAAAAGCTTATTTGCTGGGTCTGACCTTTGGTATTGTGGCCTCTCCCTGCAGCACTCCAGTGCTGGCTACACTACTGGCCTGGATTTCGACGACGGGAGATCCGGTCTTGGGCGGGGCGTTGCTATTAGCGTATGCCGTGGGGTATGTGCTGCCGCTGGTGCTGGCTGGTACCTTTACAGCGTTTGTGAAGCGGCTCTTAGAGCTGAGACAGTGGTCAGGCTGGATCACGCCCGCTAGCGGAGTGCTGCTGGTGGGATTTGGGGTCTTTTCTCTACTGCTCAGGTTTTTACCGTCAGCGGCTTTGGTTTAGCGGTTAGCGGTTTGCAAATCTCATTTAGAAACTTATGACTTCGGGTTCTTCGGGCATTTCTGGAGCGGGCATTTTGAGCTGGGTCAAGCGGTACTTTAAGCAGGACTTGCTGCCCCTGTTGGCGGATTTAAGACTTGCGATCGCACTCCTCCTAGTCATCGCCCTGTTTAGCATCAGCGGCACCGTCATCGAGCAGGGCCAGTCCCTCGACTTTTACCGGAGCAACTACCCTGAAGACCCGGCGCTCTTTGGATTTCTAAGCTGGAAGGTGCTGCTCACGGCAGGGCTAGACCATGTTTACCGCACCTGGTGGTTTCTAGCGCTGCTGATCCTGTTTGGCGCTAGCCTCACTGCCTGCACCTTTACCCGCCAGTTTCCGGCCCTGGGAGCAGCCCGTAAGTGGAGCTACTACACCAGCCCGCGCCAGTTTCAAAAGCTGGCCCTGAGCGCAGAAGTGGCTAGCCAGCCCCTAGAAGCGGTCGTGTCTTTTTTGAAAACCAAAAAGTACCTGGTTTTTCAAGAGGGCAACACGGTCTACGCCCGCAAGGGCATCGCTGGCCGCATCGGCCCTATCATCGTCCACGCCAGCATGCTGATTATTTTGATGGGGGCAATCTGGGGAGCCATGACTGGCTTTTTTGCTCAGGAAATGGTGCCCAGCGGCCAGACCTTCCAGGTACGCAATATTTTCGATGCTGGTCCCTGGGCTGCTGCTCAAATTCCCAAAGACTGGTCGGTGCGGGTCAACCGCTTCTGGATCGACTATACCCCAGAGGGCAGCATCGACCAGTTCTACTCTGACCTGTCGGTTTTAGATGCAGCGGGAAATGAGGTCAAACAAAAAACGATTCACGTTAATGAACCCCTGCAGTACCAAGGGGTAACGCTGTACCAGGCCGACTGGTCAGTGGCAGCAGCACGGGTCAAGCTCAACAACAGCCCAGTTCTAGAAATTCCCATGACGCCCCTTGAGCCAGAAGGCGGCGGACGCTTCTGGGGAGCCTGGCTACCCACCAAACCAGACTTAAGTGAAGGGGTGACCCTCTTAGCCCGCGATCTGCAGGGCACGCTGCTGGTCTACGGCAACGACGGCTCCTTGATCTCCACCGTTCGCACCGGCTTTGCCACCGATGTCAACGGCGTTACTGTGTCTTTGGTAGACATTGTGGGCAGCACGGGCCTACAAATCAAGGCAGACCCCGGCATTCCTATGGTTTACACAGGCTTTGGCCTGCTGATGATCAGCGTGATGATGAGCTACGTGTCTCACTCCCAGGTTTGGGCGCTGGAGCATGAAGGCAAGCTCTATGTTGGGGGCCGCACCAACCGAGCACAGGTGGCTTTTGAGCGAGAAATGTTGGGCTTGCTAGAGCAGCTTGAAGCCGCCAGCACTGACAGTTCAGACTCGACGCTGGTGCCACACGAAGCCGTTGTTTTTGGCCCCTAGGAGCTGAATCGCTTTTCTGCGCCTCATGCTGATACCAATCAACCCCTAAATCACGGACCTTTCCTGAAACTGTTGGGCATAGAACTGGGCATAGCGGCTCTTTTGCAGCAGCAGTTCGTCGTGGGTACCCGATTCGATAATCTGGCCCCGTTCTACCACCAAGATGCGGTCGGCCCGTCGCACTGTAGCCAGCCGATGGGCAATGATAAAGACGGTGCGATCGCGCATTAGCCGTTCCAGGGCTTCCTGCACCAGCGCTTCCGATTCGGCATCAAGGGCTGAAGTGGCTTCATCCAAAATGAGAATGCGGGGGTTGAGCAAGACGGCGCGTGCGATCGCAATTCGCTGCCGCTGCCCTCCCGACAGGTTAACGCCCCGCTCTCCCACCCAGGTGTAGTAGCCCTGGGAAAACTGACTAATAAAGCCGTGAGCATTGGCAATTTCAGCCGCCTTCTGCACCGCCTCAATATCAAAGTCTTTTTGCCCAAAGGCAATATTTTGAGCAATACTGCCTGAAAACAAGATTGTTTCCTGTGGCACAATGCCAATCTGACGGCGCAGGCTGCGCAGGGTAATGCTGCCAATATCGATGCCGTCAATCAAAATCTGACCCGCTTGCGGATCATAAAAACGAGGCAGCAAGTTGACCAAAGTCGTCTTGCCCGCCCCCGAAGATCCCACCAGAGCAATCTTTTCCCCAGGCTGAGCTAGCAGGCTCAAGTCTTGCAGCACCAGTTCACTAGCGTCATAGCCAAAGGTGACCTGGCGGTACTCCACCTTGCCCGTCACCTTGGGTAGTTCCTGGGCCTGAGGCAGTTCCCGCACCGCTGGCTCAATCTGCAGCAGTTCAGCCACCCGATCCACCGAGGCCTCGCCCTGCTTAAATTCCCCGTAGTTGTTGATGAAGTGGGTCACCGGATCAATCAGCATTAAAGCGGCGGCAATATAGCTGCCAAAGGAAGCCCCCGTCAGGTTACCCTGCGAAATTTGCCAGGTGCCCACCAGCAGAATACACAGCACCACAAAAGCATAAAGAAAACCCACCACCGGATACTGAACCGACTGTAGCCAGGCCGCCTTGTACCGGGCCTGCCGGTTCTTCTCAGCCTCGGCGGTAAACTGCTCAATCGCATACTCTTCGGCTGCAAAGGCTCGCACCAGGCGAATGCCGCTAAAGACCTCCGTCACCAGCGAAGACAGATCAGAGACTAGGTTCTGGCTGTTGCGGGAAAAGCTCAACATCTTGTCGCCAAACCAGCCTGCCAAAATCGCCAGAATCGGCACCAGCACCAACGCCGTTGCCGTGAGCTGCCAGTTGAGGTAGATCATGTAGCCCAGCACGACAATTAGCTGCAGCGCTGAGGGAATGAAGTCGTGAAACAGCTTAAGCACCACTTCCCCAATCCGGTCAATGTCCTCTGTCAGCCGGTAGGCCAAGTCCCCCGTCTGGGCCCGTTCAAAATAAGATAGGCTGAGCTTGTGAACGTGGGTATAGACTTCTCTGCGAACTTTAAAGGCAGCCTGCAGAGCGACTTTTGCCATCAGCGAGTCTTGCCCATACTGCCCTAGCTTCTGGATGAAGAAGCCCACTAGGGTGATCACCATTAGCTGCGCCACCCCTTCCACATTTCCCTGGCTCAAAAGCTCTAGCGTGCGCCCCGCCAGGTAAGCCAAAATAGGCCAGTACGCTACAAACACCAGAGTGCACAGCAGCGCCTGCAAAATAGTGGGCCACTGACTACGCACATAGGGAGCCAAAATCCAGTAGTTGGAAGGCTTTGGGGGCTTACGCTTCTTCAATCGAAAAACCTGTCAAATGCTGAGTTGATGCCATCACGCTATCAGGTTTCGGCCCCTTCGGCGTAACCAGCTGTGACAGATCTGAAGTTGCCGCTAGGGTCACAACTTGCTTCAATAGCAGACGGTCCATTCAGGTTTATCTCAACAGGTAAGACACATGGCAACGGTAGTTGTGGCAACAGGCAACCCTGGTAAGTTGACGGAAATGCAGGCCCATTTGCAGGATTTGGGCTGGACCCTGGTGCTCAAGCCAGAGGCGGTGGAGGTAGACGAAACCGGCACCACCTTTATTGAAAATGCCCGACTAAAGGCGTCAGAAGTCGCAAAAGCTACTAACCAATGGGCCATCGCAGACGACTCTGGGCTAGCGGTAGACGCCCTCAACGGAGCTCCTGGCCTCTACTCAGCCCGCTATGGCAGCTCCGACAGCGATCGCATTAACCGCCTCCTCTCAGAACTGGGCGATACCCCCGACCGGGGCGCTCAATTTGTCTGTGCGATCGCACTGGCCCGCCCCGACGGCACCATCA from Pseudanabaena sp. FACHB-2040 encodes:
- the apcB gene encoding allophycocyanin subunit beta; amino-acid sequence: MQDAITSVINSSDVQGKYLDSTAIDKLKAYFKTGELRVRAATTISSNAAEIVKEAVAKSLLYSDITRPGGNMYTTRRYAACIRDLDYYLRYATYAMLAGDPSILDERVLNGLKETYNSLGVPIGATVNAIQAMKEVTASLVGADAGKEMGVYFDYISSGLS
- a CDS encoding phycobilisome rod-core linker polypeptide — its product is MSVKASGGSSVARPQLYQTLPVATISQAEQQDRYMGQGELSDLVTFFNSGLNRVQIAETLTRYSELIVSQAANRIFTGGSPLSYLERPGAQEQIEKTRGGTVLDAREASKLGTATYVESGGGFFQGIGNLFSATPSGPIPAGFRPINVARYGPTNMQKSLRDLSWFLRYVTYAIVAGDPNIISVNVRGLREIIENACSGAATVVALQTMQAAALGYFKNDADAQAIVLQYFNVLLTEFRAPTPSNKVRQRPSSDLQGLELPQIYFNAAERRPKFVMKPGLSSSEKNEVVKAAYRQVFERDITRAYSLGVSDLESKVKNNEISMKEFVRRLAKSPLYRKNFYEPYINSRALELAFRHILGRAPSSREEVRDYFAIVSKGGLPALVDALVDSKEYADYFGEETVPYLRGLGQEAQECRNWGPQFDLFNYSAPFRKKPQFITLFASYEQPLPDQHPYGSGNDPLEIQFGAIFPKETRNPSATPAFFSKDTRRILIHRGPGINNQLSNPAARGENPGSLGAKVFKLDQIPRTGNTQASIRFSESSTQAVINAAYRQVFGREVYSGQRSKVGEIKLENGEITLKEFIRIIAKSDAFRKTYWSSLYIMKAVEYIHRRLLGRPTYGRNETNKYFDVCAKKGFYALIDTILDSQEYAEAFGEDTVPYERYLTPKGLALRSMRAGSLPERGMIPAEEVTPRFIELGSVEEARALPEVQLRVRQGVNRQRQQSKVFKLTSLADKPNLKLVISAAYRQVFERDIAPYIIKNEFTALESKLSNGEISVKEFIEGLGFSQLYIKEFYAPYPNTQVIEFGTKHFLGRAPLDQAEIRKYNQILASEGIKGFIRAMINTPEYAENFGEDTVPYRRFPTLPAANFPNTEKLYNRLTKQNRDLIVPSFEPSRNGTDVSQMPLMADAIASNAAESAELVSSLGRTSQAADAALAVQQPVTRLYRLSGVANMAELEEVLNALYRQVMDLADPTIPQDWRMPALETELQQGKLTVRQFVRAIVASNVYYQRFCAAYPAQKVIDIMFRHLLGRAVTSEGERQRYVDRLNQQGSMAVADELLNSAEYQRYFGETGVPYRRNG
- a CDS encoding FtsW/RodA/SpoVE family cell cycle protein, producing the protein MVLARLIPFIDRSTQDWTAEARWLRWLTFVWLSLGILILFSASYPASLAEQGHGLHYVLVQLLWVAIGLMGFNQIVHTPLDRLLKLSGTLVLVLLGLIGLTLIPALGITVNGATRWLALGPFLIQPSELIKPCLVLQGARLFGRWPQLTWATRLSWLGIFGAVLGSILIQPNLSTAAICGLTLWLVALASGIPYLYMLMTAAGGLSAAFLSVSINEYQRQRIVSFLNPWADPTGNGYQLIQSLLAIGSGGLTGQGFGLSQQKIHYLPIQYTDFIFAVYAEEFGFIGCVVLLIMLVTFATAALLVALRASQPLHRLVALGSMILLVGQSLLNIGVASGSLPTTGLPFPFLSYGGSSMLASLATAALLVRAAREIYDAEVLELPIRRPAWSPFSRGRS
- a CDS encoding cytochrome c biogenesis protein, with product MTSGSSGISGAGILSWVKRYFKQDLLPLLADLRLAIALLLVIALFSISGTVIEQGQSLDFYRSNYPEDPALFGFLSWKVLLTAGLDHVYRTWWFLALLILFGASLTACTFTRQFPALGAARKWSYYTSPRQFQKLALSAEVASQPLEAVVSFLKTKKYLVFQEGNTVYARKGIAGRIGPIIVHASMLIILMGAIWGAMTGFFAQEMVPSGQTFQVRNIFDAGPWAAAQIPKDWSVRVNRFWIDYTPEGSIDQFYSDLSVLDAAGNEVKQKTIHVNEPLQYQGVTLYQADWSVAAARVKLNNSPVLEIPMTPLEPEGGGRFWGAWLPTKPDLSEGVTLLARDLQGTLLVYGNDGSLISTVRTGFATDVNGVTVSLVDIVGSTGLQIKADPGIPMVYTGFGLLMISVMMSYVSHSQVWALEHEGKLYVGGRTNRAQVAFEREMLGLLEQLEAASTDSSDSTLVPHEAVVFGP
- a CDS encoding cytochrome c biogenesis protein CcdA — protein: MLETLQVYLYHVSQWANQLVNAQLSHLSWVSLTVVGLAGLLTSLSPCLLSMLPIMVGYMGGYESESRSESALRAVGFALGLATTLAILGLFAGLFGYVYGQVAMGLPIVVSLIAILMGLNLLGALPLSLPTVSGPTLVDLNLPPGLKAYLLGLTFGIVASPCSTPVLATLLAWISTTGDPVLGGALLLAYAVGYVLPLVLAGTFTAFVKRLLELRQWSGWITPASGVLLVGFGVFSLLLRFLPSAALV
- the rdgB gene encoding RdgB/HAM1 family non-canonical purine NTP pyrophosphatase — protein: MATVVVATGNPGKLTEMQAHLQDLGWTLVLKPEAVEVDETGTTFIENARLKASEVAKATNQWAIADDSGLAVDALNGAPGLYSARYGSSDSDRINRLLSELGDTPDRGAQFVCAIALARPDGTITLETEGICRGEILTAPQGTGGFGYDPIFYVPAAGLTFAEMSPAQKDAISHRGIAFQQIMPELRSLSLT
- a CDS encoding phycobilisome linker polypeptide, giving the protein MRMFKVTACVPSQTRIRTQRELQNTYFTKLVPYENWFREQQRIQKMGGKIVKVELATGRAGANTGLL
- the apcA gene encoding allophycocyanin subunit alpha, with the translated sequence MSIVTKSIVNADAEARYLGPGELDRIKTFVTSGERRLRVAQVLTDSRERIVKEAGNQLFQRRPDVVSPGGNAYGEEMTATCLRDLDYYLRLVTYGIVAGDVTPIEEIGLVGVREMYNSLGTPIPAVAEGVRAMKAVAASLLSSEDASEAASYFDYVAGGLQ
- a CDS encoding ABC transporter ATP-binding protein is translated as MKKRKPPKPSNYWILAPYVRSQWPTILQALLCTLVFVAYWPILAYLAGRTLELLSQGNVEGVAQLMVITLVGFFIQKLGQYGQDSLMAKVALQAAFKVRREVYTHVHKLSLSYFERAQTGDLAYRLTEDIDRIGEVVLKLFHDFIPSALQLIVVLGYMIYLNWQLTATALVLVPILAILAGWFGDKMLSFSRNSQNLVSDLSSLVTEVFSGIRLVRAFAAEEYAIEQFTAEAEKNRQARYKAAWLQSVQYPVVGFLYAFVVLCILLVGTWQISQGNLTGASFGSYIAAALMLIDPVTHFINNYGEFKQGEASVDRVAELLQIEPAVRELPQAQELPKVTGKVEYRQVTFGYDASELVLQDLSLLAQPGEKIALVGSSGAGKTTLVNLLPRFYDPQAGQILIDGIDIGSITLRSLRRQIGIVPQETILFSGSIAQNIAFGQKDFDIEAVQKAAEIANAHGFISQFSQGYYTWVGERGVNLSGGQRQRIAIARAVLLNPRILILDEATSALDAESEALVQEALERLMRDRTVFIIAHRLATVRRADRILVVERGQIIESGTHDELLLQKSRYAQFYAQQFQERSVI